From a single Verrucomicrobiota bacterium genomic region:
- a CDS encoding septum formation initiator family protein — MNRKSSTPAERIAFGVILVAVVCLCAVLVVPGLRRLHERHEQIEALKEERNAEEQKKLRAEREIGELSTDEGIERVARQELRLVKPGEVVFDFDTAPRSGAASQGDGRP, encoded by the coding sequence ATGAACCGGAAGTCCTCCACACCAGCGGAACGCATCGCCTTCGGCGTCATCCTGGTCGCCGTGGTCTGCCTGTGCGCCGTGCTGGTCGTGCCCGGGTTGCGCAGGCTGCACGAGCGCCATGAGCAGATCGAGGCGCTGAAGGAAGAGCGGAACGCCGAAGAACAGAAGAAGCTCCGAGCCGAACGCGAGATCGGCGAGCTGTCCACCGACGAAGGCATTGAGCGCGTCGCCCGCCAAGAGCTGCGGCTCGTCAAACCAGGCGAGGTCGTGTTCGACTTCGACACGGCCCCTCGGAGCGGCGCCGCGTCGCAGGGCGACGGGAGGCCATAG
- a CDS encoding S1 RNA-binding domain-containing protein, with product MTQNERAPEPSAVPEAESPATPQHPRPDPQPAPASDVVAEAATSQEQAPPQNAATPAPAADPAPEQKPAGAVQAEGEGPKLPGRGEIVEVTVRRLAPFGAFVRLADGRKGLIHISQVADAFVEDIKQHLEVGQTVRARITSVLDDGKVDLSIKKAKPRPKPERPPRPKRERRPERDRDEPSPQRQPEQFRVNPLSDALGDIEKRLK from the coding sequence GTGACCCAGAACGAACGGGCACCGGAGCCCTCCGCCGTCCCCGAGGCCGAGTCCCCGGCGACGCCCCAGCACCCTCGACCCGATCCACAGCCGGCTCCAGCGTCGGACGTCGTTGCCGAGGCCGCCACATCTCAAGAGCAGGCCCCGCCACAGAACGCGGCCACACCTGCGCCGGCTGCTGACCCCGCGCCGGAGCAGAAGCCGGCCGGCGCGGTACAAGCTGAGGGCGAAGGGCCAAAGCTGCCGGGCCGCGGCGAAATCGTCGAGGTAACAGTGCGGCGACTGGCGCCGTTTGGCGCGTTCGTGCGGCTGGCCGACGGGCGCAAGGGGCTGATCCACATCTCGCAGGTAGCCGACGCCTTCGTCGAGGACATCAAGCAGCACCTCGAAGTCGGCCAAACGGTCCGTGCGCGGATCACGTCCGTACTCGACGATGGCAAGGTTGATCTCTCGATCAAGAAGGCCAAGCCCCGCCCGAAGCCCGAGCGCCCGCCCAGGCCGAAACGGGAGAGGCGCCCCGAGCGCGACCGGGACGAGCCAAGTCCCCAGAGACAACCCGAGCAATTCCGCGTCAACCCGCTATCCGACGCCTTGGGCGACATTGAGAAGAGGCTGAAGTAG
- a CDS encoding aspartate-semialdehyde dehydrogenase, protein MTVQRKDAYNVAVVGATGAVGTEMILTLEQRDFPVAELRPLASSRSVDKTVSFKGRLLPVRELTKDSFGGIDIALFSAGGSRSKEFAPAAVQAGAVVVDNTSHFRMDPEVPLVVPEVNAEDIAWHKGIIANPNCSTIQMVAVLKPIHDAARIVRIVVATYQSTSGAGAKAVREMYDQAHAVLHDKEHAPAVFPYQIAFNCIPQIPQSGAFEPNGYTSEEMKMVYETRKMLHDERIRISATCVRVPVDRSHSEAVNVQTERKLTATEARALLAKAPGVVVVDDLGAQAYPLATMAAGKDPVYVGRIREDISQDNGLDLWIVSDNLRKGAALNAVQIAELVVGVKRPLCMVV, encoded by the coding sequence ATGACCGTGCAACGCAAAGACGCCTACAACGTGGCCGTCGTCGGCGCCACCGGCGCCGTCGGCACCGAGATGATCCTCACCCTCGAGCAGCGCGACTTCCCGGTCGCCGAGCTGCGGCCACTTGCCTCATCGAGGAGCGTGGACAAGACCGTCTCGTTCAAGGGGAGGCTGCTGCCCGTCCGCGAGCTGACCAAAGACTCATTCGGCGGGATCGACATCGCCTTGTTCAGCGCCGGCGGTTCGCGCAGCAAGGAGTTCGCTCCGGCCGCCGTGCAGGCCGGCGCCGTCGTCGTCGACAACACGAGCCACTTCCGCATGGACCCCGAGGTGCCGCTCGTTGTGCCGGAGGTCAACGCCGAAGACATCGCATGGCACAAGGGGATCATTGCCAACCCGAACTGCTCGACAATCCAGATGGTTGCCGTGCTCAAGCCGATCCACGATGCGGCACGCATTGTGCGCATCGTGGTGGCCACCTACCAGAGCACGTCGGGCGCAGGCGCCAAGGCCGTACGCGAGATGTACGACCAGGCGCACGCCGTGCTCCACGACAAGGAGCACGCGCCGGCCGTGTTCCCGTACCAGATCGCGTTCAACTGCATCCCCCAGATCCCGCAGTCCGGCGCTTTCGAGCCCAACGGCTACACGTCCGAAGAGATGAAAATGGTCTACGAGACGCGCAAGATGCTTCACGATGAGCGAATCCGCATCTCGGCCACGTGCGTCCGCGTGCCCGTCGATCGCAGCCACAGCGAAGCGGTCAACGTACAGACCGAGCGCAAGCTCACGGCCACCGAAGCGCGCGCGCTGCTCGCCAAGGCGCCGGGCGTGGTCGTCGTTGACGACCTCGGCGCGCAAGCCTACCCGCTTGCGACGATGGCGGCAGGCAAGGACCCCGTCTACGTCGGCCGGATCCGCGAGGACATCTCGCAGGACAACGGGCTCGACCTGTGGATCGTCAGCGACAACCTGCGGAAGGGCGCCGCACTCAACGCGGTACAGATCGCCGAGCTTGTCGTCGGCGTCAAACGTCCGCTCTGCATGGTGGTGTGA